The proteins below come from a single Miscanthus floridulus cultivar M001 chromosome 1, ASM1932011v1, whole genome shotgun sequence genomic window:
- the LOC136495470 gene encoding transcription factor MYB1-like codes for MGRKPCCPKEGLNRGAWTSMEDGILVSYIQKHGEGKWGSLPRRAGLKRCGKSCRLRWLNYLRPGIKRGNISDDEEELIIRLHRLLGNRWSLIDGRLPGPTDNEIKNYWNTTLGKKVLKNSSGSEQDSEAAGASSKRRPFSQPTRTVGDAAPKAHARRRPPEASPVRSKALRCTSTAMLPAVAQPAAHTRHGCALETAAGDDHVNAAEQTVVVVKEPTVEVRQDHLPEDDLSIDLDLDLDLDMGELGFLSPWRGEVADSIEPGGQFGGDELDDDLEALLLGPEGDDNIHEFAWF; via the exons atggggaGGAAGCCATGCTGCCCCAAGGAGGGGCTGAACAGGGGAGCTTGGACATCAATGGAGGATGGCATCCTTGTCTCCTACATCCAGAAGCATGGAGAGGGCAAATGGGGAAGCCTCCCCAGAAGAGCTG GACTGAAGCGGTGCGGGAAGAGCTGCCGGCTGCGGTGGCTCAACTACCTTCGGCCGGGCATCAAGCGAGGTAACATCTCGGATGATGAAGAGGAGCTCATCATCAGGCTCCACAGGCTCCTAGGCAACAG GTGGTCGCTGATCGACGGGCGGCTGCCGGGGCCAACAGACAATGAAATCAAGAACTACTGGAACACGACGCTCGGCAAGAAGGTGCTCAAGAACAGCAGCGGCTCGGAACAAGACAGCGAGGCCGCCGGCGCATCATCGAAACGCAGGCCATTCTCACAACCGACCAGAACCGTCGGCGACGCTGCCCCTAAGGCTCATGCGCGAAGGCGGCCGCCGGAGGCAAGCCCGGTCCGGAGCAAGGCGCTGCGTTGCACCAGCACCGCCATGCTGCCGGCGGTGGCGCAGCCCGCCGCCCATACGCGCCACGGCTGTGCGTTGGAGACAGCTGCCGGCGACGATCACGTTAACGCGGCGGAGCAGACGGTCGTCGTCGTCAAGGAGCCGACCGTGGAGGTGCGACAGGATCATCTGCCGGAGGATGACTTGTCGAtcgacctcgacctcgacctcgacTTAGATATGGGTGAGCTGGGTTTCCTGAGCCCGTGGCGTGGCGAGGTCGCAGACAGCATAGAGCCAGGCGGTCAGTTCGGCGGTGACGAGCTTGACGACGATCTGGAGGCGCTGCTGCTGGGGCCGGAAGGTGACGATAATATTCATGAGTTTGCATGGTTCTGA